In Desulfopila inferna, the following are encoded in one genomic region:
- a CDS encoding IscA/HesB family protein has product MSEFTVTDLAVDKLKEYLAQNNIDSALRVALMQGGUAGPSLGLALDEPKDNDKVYDNDDLKFLVEESLLETCGSIKVEYVEAGPRSGFGITSTNPIGGGGGCSSGSCDSGSCG; this is encoded by the coding sequence ATGTCTGAGTTTACCGTCACAGACTTGGCTGTGGATAAATTAAAAGAGTATCTGGCGCAGAACAATATTGATTCTGCACTAAGAGTCGCCTTGATGCAGGGTGGCTGAGCCGGGCCCTCTCTGGGCTTGGCTCTGGATGAGCCAAAAGACAACGACAAAGTATATGACAACGACGATCTGAAATTTCTGGTTGAAGAAAGCCTGCTTGAAACCTGCGGTTCAATTAAGGTTGAATATGTAGAGGCCGGTCCCCGATCCGGATTTGGTATAACTTCTACGAATCCAATCGGAGGCGGTGGTGGTTGCAGCAGCGGTTCCTGCGACAGCGGCAGCTGCGGTTAA